The Streptomyces sp. NBC_00459 DNA segment CCTGGAGTGGGGCCACCAGGCGAGCCGCCGGTTCCAGATGGAGAGCCGGGAGCATCCGGAGTACGAGTACGCGCAGGGCTTCAAGATGGGGCTGCTGCCCGAGACGGGGAAAGCGGTCAGGTCGGCGTCTCCGGCGGGCGCCACCACATCACCGCGCCGGCTGATCACCTCCTATCTGAAGGCTTTCCGGCGCTTCGCGCTGGACCGCATCATCGCGGGAAGCCGGGTCCAGGAGAACGAGATCCTCTGGGTACTGACAGTGCCCGCGATCTGGCAGGACCGGGAGCGCCAGATCATGCGCGACTGCGCCGTGGAGGCGGGCTTCCCCGCCGAGTCGGAGCGGCTGCTCATCGCGATCGAACCCGAGGTCGCCGCCCTGTACTGCCGGTTCGACACCGGTCATTCGGGGGTCGGCGCGGCCGGGGACCGGTTCATGGTGGTGGACGCCGGTGGCGGCACCGTGGACATCACCGCGTACGAGAAGACCGAGCACGGCCTCACCGAGATCGGCTACCCCTCGGGGGGAAGCCTGGGCTCCACCTACATCGACCGGTATCTGCTGGAGACGGTGCTGCCCGAGCGGTTGGGCAACGAGTTCATGAAACGGGCCCGCCACCTGGAGCCGGGGGCCTTTGTCGCGCTCTCCGACGAATGGGAGCGCAACAAGCGCAGCTTCGACCCGGAGAACCGCCGTTCGGTCCTTCTGCAGATGAGTCACCGGCTCTTCCGGATCATGGAGGAGTCGGACACCCGGCGGTTGGCCGCGATACAGAACGGTGTGGACGACGCCATCGAACTCGGCTTCGACGAGGTGATGGGGCTCTTCGATCACGTCACCAAGCCCATTCTGAAGCTGGTGGACGAGCAGTTGCGTCAGATCGGGAGCAAGTCGGTCCAGCGCGTGATGCTCGTGGGCGGCTTCGCGCAGTCCCGGTATCTGCAGGAGCGCCTGCGGTCCCACCTGTCCAGGCGTACCGAACTGGTCGTGCCCTCCAAGCCCTCCTGGGCGGTCCTGCTCGGCGCCGTCCACCTCGGCCTCGAGCCGACCCTGATCCGCGGCCGCCGCACCCGGTTCACCTACGGCGTCGCCACAGCGAAGCCGTTCGACATCGTGCGGGATCCGGCGAACCTGCGGCTGATCAAGTACGACGGTACGCCGCTGTGCGACAACAGGTTCGACAGCTTCGTGGAGGTCAACGAGGTGGTGGAGCCGGGCCGCGAGGTGCGCCGCAGCTACTTCCCCGTGCTGGAACAGCAGCGGGAGATGTCACTGCGCCTGTTCGTCTCGGAGAAGAGCGATCCCCGGTACGTCACCGACGACACGTGCCGGTGTGTGGGTGAGCTGACGATGGACATGACGCCGACCCTGTCCCATCCGCCGGACGAACGGTGCATCGAGATGACCATGATCTTCGGCGGAACCGAGGTCGAGGCGCGGGCCCGCGATGTGCGCTCCGGCAAAGAGGTCAAGACACACATCCACTTCTCGTAGAAGGTGAGTCTCAGGTCATGGAAGCGGCATCACAGTCGGCGGGGCAGACCTTCGAAGCCATCTTGGCGATGGTGGGCAGGAGTCTGGACGACATGGCGACCCGGCAGCACACCACCGGGAAGGAGGTACGTGCCCTGTCCAGCGCCCTTGGGGCAGTGCAGGAACAGATCGCCGAACTCGATCGCCGGACGAGCTATCTGAACGACCGTTTCACCGAGATCCTGGCGGAGACACACCAGCAGGAGAAACCCGGCACCCTGACCCAGGAGAGCTACGACCAGTTTCAGCTCGCCGAGGATCTGAAGACGCTCTTCGCCGACATCGACCACGGGTACCGCACGGCCTACCAGTCGGCGGTGAAGACCCCACCGACCGCCAAAACCCGGGCGCAGTTCCTGTGCAACCTGCTCAACTGGCAGCTCAATGACAACCTGGACTGCAAATCCGTCGTCGAGACCCGCTTGTGGCCCAACTCGGCCAACGACAGCACGTTCGCCGCACTGGTCGGCAGGATCACCGCCCTGCGCAGGGGCGCCGGAATGCTGGACCCGAGCTGCGAGTTCTCCTTCGACCCGCACCGGGAGAAGGTGGAAGGCCGGAACGTCGAGACCTGGGGCGTGTGCAACCCGGCGAACGACGTCCAGTTCGCCGTCACGCCCTCGTTTCTGGTCGGCTCGCGCTGTCTGCTGCCTCAGCAGGTCTACACCGAAGGGCCGGACGTCTCGCGGGCCGGCCCGCACGGTGGCGTCCACTGACCTGCTCCCCCGACAGGGCCGGACGTACCGCCGCCGAGCGGCCCCGTTCCGTCCCGTTGCCCGCCCGGTTGTCCGGGAACCTCACCGGGATTGTCCTTGATCGGTAACTGACGGATCCCGGAGCCGCCGTTTCTCGTCATGCCAGTTGGTCGCGAGGTGACCGAGGATCGGCGAGGAACTGCGGGAAAGCGGTGGGGACATGGCGCGGCACAGTGGCGGGCGGGGCTGGTACGGCAAGGTGCTCGGCGCGGCGCTCGGGGTGACGTTGCTCGCCACCGGGGCGTCGGTGTGGACCGCGCAGGCCGGGGCCGTGGACGACTCGGCGCCGAAGGCGACCGCGTCGCCCAGGCCGGGCGGTGCCGTCAAGCCGGTCGCGGTGACCATCGTGCACGCCTCGGACAAGGGGGCGCGCGGCGTCAACATCACCATCGACGACGGCCCCGACCCCGTATGGACCCCCCAAGTGCTCGACGTACTGCGGGAGTACGGGGTGAAGGCCACGTTCTGCATGGTGGGGACGCAGGCGCAGGCCCACCCGGACCTGGTGAAGGAAGTGGTCGCGGCCGGGCACCGGTTGTGCGACCACTCGGTGTCGCACGACACCACCATGGACAAGCAGTCCCAGGCCTACCAGTCGCAGCAGATCCTCGACGCCGAACGCATGATCACCGAGGCGTCCGGGGGCGTACGCCCGATGTACTACCGGGCGCCCGGCGGGGCCTTCACCCCGTACAGCCGCAAGCTCGCCGCCTCGCACGGCATGCGTCCGCTGGGCTGGAACGTGGACACCAAGGACTTCGAGCAGCCGGGTGCGGACGCCATCGTCGCCACCGTCGAGCGCGAACTGCCCAACGGGCCGACGCTCCTGTTCCACGACGCGGGCGGCGACCGCTCCCAGACCGTCGAGGCACTGCGCCGGATCCTTCCCGAACTCAAAGAGCAGGGTTACTCGTTCGGCTTCCCGGTGCGCTGAACGCGGGCCACGCGTGAGCAGGGCTGCCGTACGCGCGGACCGACCTGGGCGGCGCCTACCGCTGGGACCGGGCTCCCGGCGCCGGGCTGCCCGAGCCCTGACGTGTGCTCAGCCGGATGTGCCGGGCGGCGGCGTGGTGCGGGTCCTGAGCTCGGCTGCCTCGGGTGCGGTGCCGGTGTTGCCGCGGGCGAGGCCGCAGGTGCCCGACCTCGATGCGCCGTCCTGGCCCGTCAGCTCCACGGCGACCTGGCCGTCGGCGTCCTGGCTGTAGGCGATCGTGCAGGTCAGCTGGCGCAGAGCAGTGCTGTCCAGGCCCTTCAGGGCGAAGGGCAGACGGACCGTCACCCTGCCGCCCGGGGAGGTCGCGACCTCGACCCTTCCGCCCAGGCTCGGGGGAAGCGAGGTGCTCAGGCCTGCGGCCCGGTCTTCCTCGCGCGGGCCGGCGAGCAACGCCGCGACGACCTTCTCCGCCGGCACGGGTCCGTCCGTCTCCGCCGAACCCGGCTCGACGTATCCCTCGCCGAACGCGGCCGAGACCGCGGTCGACCGGATCACGGGGCTCAGCCCTCCGTCGGGGGAACGGAAGAAGAGCAGCATGTCGTACTCGCGGTTGAGGAAGGCCTGGAAGCTGGCGGGACCGCCGGCTGCGATGACGTCGGTCTCCTGGATACCGCAGCCACCGAGCAGCGCCACGGCCGCCGCGACGGTGACGGTGCCGGTCGCCGCACGTCGGCGGCTGCGCACACGCCTCATCCGCCTGCCTCCTCCGTGTGGAGCGGTATCTCGACGGTGAAGACGGCACCGCCCTCGGGCCGGTTCCCCGCGTGGATCGTGCCGCCGTGCAGCCTCACGTTCTCCAGGGTGATCGCCAGTCCCAGGCCGCTGCCCTCCGAACGGGTGCGGGCCGCGTCGACCTTGTAGAAGCGGTCGAAGATGCGCGGGAGCGACTCGGGGACGATCCCGGGTCCGCTGTCCGCCACCTCGGTGATCAGCACGGTCGAGCCCGGAGAGCGTTCCTCGGTGCGCAGCCGTACCGTGACGGGCGTGCCGCCGTGCCGCAGGGCGTTGCCGACGAGGTTGGCGATCACGACGTCGAAGCGGCGCGGGTCGAGCCGGGCCCGGATTCCGCCGGGCAGTTCGACACGGATCCG contains these protein-coding regions:
- a CDS encoding polysaccharide deacetylase family protein; the encoded protein is MARHSGGRGWYGKVLGAALGVTLLATGASVWTAQAGAVDDSAPKATASPRPGGAVKPVAVTIVHASDKGARGVNITIDDGPDPVWTPQVLDVLREYGVKATFCMVGTQAQAHPDLVKEVVAAGHRLCDHSVSHDTTMDKQSQAYQSQQILDAERMITEASGGVRPMYYRAPGGAFTPYSRKLAASHGMRPLGWNVDTKDFEQPGADAIVATVERELPNGPTLLFHDAGGDRSQTVEALRRILPELKEQGYSFGFPVR
- a CDS encoding Hsp70 family protein — its product is MAEQVRLVAAIDFGTHGTGFAWSFASERDREPVHRRINLFDDWEGQPTNYVKNLTAVLLDSAGEVLEWGHQASRRFQMESREHPEYEYAQGFKMGLLPETGKAVRSASPAGATTSPRRLITSYLKAFRRFALDRIIAGSRVQENEILWVLTVPAIWQDRERQIMRDCAVEAGFPAESERLLIAIEPEVAALYCRFDTGHSGVGAAGDRFMVVDAGGGTVDITAYEKTEHGLTEIGYPSGGSLGSTYIDRYLLETVLPERLGNEFMKRARHLEPGAFVALSDEWERNKRSFDPENRRSVLLQMSHRLFRIMEESDTRRLAAIQNGVDDAIELGFDEVMGLFDHVTKPILKLVDEQLRQIGSKSVQRVMLVGGFAQSRYLQERLRSHLSRRTELVVPSKPSWAVLLGAVHLGLEPTLIRGRRTRFTYGVATAKPFDIVRDPANLRLIKYDGTPLCDNRFDSFVEVNEVVEPGREVRRSYFPVLEQQREMSLRLFVSEKSDPRYVTDDTCRCVGELTMDMTPTLSHPPDERCIEMTMIFGGTEVEARARDVRSGKEVKTHIHFS